The Sabethes cyaneus chromosome 1, idSabCyanKW18_F2, whole genome shotgun sequence DNA segment ACTTTAgtttaaaaatcgaaaaatcaaaagggTAATGTTTTGGTGTTGTTGCTCTTAGGTTTCTGTTAATTATATTACCCTAGATTAATGATaatatttattcaaaaaataaaaaataatgtaccGAAGTCAACCCAATCTAAGTAAGTAAAAATTCGAAATGGTAGTTACTCTCTAAACCAGTTTTATTTCTATAGATTACTATGGTACTACACAGATCAAAGAATTCGGTCTATTCTTGGAAGATTATGACGTACGATTGCTTAATTTGGCCTCTGTATCGGGCATTAAGGAATGTGAGAATAAAACGACGTATGTTGGACTAAAGGCTGCTCAAGAAAAATTAGATTCCATTAGTCTAATAGACACCGATAACAAGGTGCTCAATAAAATCTTGTACACATTAAGCGCAATGTGTCTGGAGGCTAACTTATTGAAGGATGAATTCGAAGAGATTATACAGGAGTTTCTTTGTTTCGATGAATCACTAGATGATAATCCAGATCAGCTACGTGAAGATAGCACTTCAACTGTTGATCAATCTTCACTCATAATCATTAGCGACAAAATCGAATTACTAACACGAATTAAGTGTTACTTCGAGCGCATTATAGAAGTATCCGTTTTAATTTTGTCGCAGCTCGGAGGCCTCTTCGACCCCGCAAACAAGTTTGGTCATTTTAACCATGTAAATTGGGAGCTACATGTAAGTAGAGTTGAAATATGTTTATTTGCTATCAGTCAAACCCTACATCTTGGTCTACGACTATTACCGATGTTACAAATTTGTGACGGGTTCTAGAAAAAACCAATATCTTGCATTTGTTTTTTCCTTCTATTTACAGATTATGTTCGATTGCCTAGCGGAACTGATTTATTTACCTGTATCGTTTGACGTGATTGTGGAGAACtctgttttcaaaacgttttgGAAATTTTATGTTAAACAAATTAAAGCTTTGAGCTTAAACCAAAAGAGAATTACTGAAATTGAAAACTCTGATCACGTTTGTGATTTAAGCAAAGCAATAGATGCAATTGCTATATGGTGTGATGGAAATGCCTACAAGGTTGTGTATATTTTAGTTTCTTAAAAGCTGACAAATGATATTCTTTATGTTTATGTCTTACAGTACATTTTGGAAGCCATGTTTGATACTAAGCAAAAACTCATGCTAGAATCTGCTTCGATACTAGGGGAAAATTTTTTACGTTATCTCAAGCATCGCATTACCGAAATAAACCTATATAGTACCATTTTGCCAAGTAACGACGAAGCAACCAGCATCATTAAGTTAAACGGAATGGTAAACATGTACCACTATATTTTTGTTAGTATCGATGGTAAAGTTTTGAAAAACGTGCTAGATATAAACGAAAAGGTAATACATTAATTGTGATGTAGCATTTTAATTAATCTTGTATTGTAATTCATATATCAATTGTTTACAGTTTTGTGATATCCCTCTAAAAGGGAAGGCAATATGGGTTGCCGATGATTTTTTTCGGAAGTATGGTCATAAATCCATTCGCGATTGTGATCGCAATGATTATCAAAAGGCAAGAGTTGCTCGTCTGATGTATAGGAAAAAGAGCTTGGTCAAGGATCTTCTAATTCACTGCATTCGAATTGCCAGTTGGTTAGTTAGAATTACAGCTGCTTTTACGACAACTAAATATGATACAACATTGGACACGCTGCGGCAAAAGTGCGGACTAATTTTAGAAGGTGTTCGTTATGCGGAAGAAATCAGCTTCGTTGTGCAATCGGTAACATCACTGCATTTATATCTGCATGAATCTGTCAGCAaggaaatatttcaaactattGGAAAAATGCTGGAATATTTGCAGTGTATTCacaatttttttgcttcttATCAAAAAGCGATATTGGAAGCAAATCAGTTTATAATCCAGCACTTGCAGCATAAAATTTTTGTCATTGTTGGACATTCGAAGGTCTGTTTAacgttatttatttttattctggTTTAATATCATTCTTATTTTGCTGCAGAAAAAACTTATCAGCGAAGCCAAACaagcaaaaatgaagaaaagtgaaGCTTTCATTGATAAGCTCTCTGCTTTCCATGTGATAGAGCGATGTATGAGCGGTCCAGCAAACCGAAAGCGCTTGATTGTTGCTCGATTAGCTATATCAGTGAGCGATCCTCGACAAACGCTAACGCCCGAAAGCTATGAAAGAATTCGAATTCTGTTAAATCAGTTAGAGACGTTATCCAACATTCAGAGCAAAATCAGTCAGCTATGCAACACTCAGTTTATGTATTGGCATCAGtcattttttgcattttgtgtGACAGATTACTACCAACAGAGCTCTgcgcaggaaaatattaaatttattatacaaAATGCTTCTATGTGTTGTGATAGCGTCTTGAAAGCTTCTTCTGATAACAAAATTGTGTCTCATCTAGCAAAGAGCCATCGAAAAATAGTAAACGATCGGCTCATGCATCAAATCAGCAATCACATAGAGACGTACATTCGTCTTGATTACTATGGAAAAACATGTCAGATTGAAGCTTTTAATCCTTTTACGGACTCGACATTGgtattaaaaaatattcattcatTACTTCGAATGGAACCTGTCCTAGTCGGTGGTCAATATTTGTGTGCAACGGAACATGGCAGGCGCTATCTCAGTAATACATTCTATACACTTGCCTCAATTTCTCAACATGATTGGAAAATATATAAAGAAATGCGTTGTCAAGCAGAAAACTATGAGGTTGAAACCATAGAAGATCAATTACCAAAACAGACACTTGAACAAGGGCTGGATATACTAGAAATCATGCATAACATTGAACACTTTGTCAGTCACTACGTatataatttgaattttcaaatttttattcaacAAACCAGTAACAATAACTTCTTGAATACTGTCAATATAAGCCACATAGCCAACTCACTACGCAGACATGGAAATGGTATCATAAACACAACGGTAAGTAAGTATAAACATGCAGCATGCTTTTTGGCAGTAAAGGGGAAAATAAGATTAatacacttgaaattttataatACAGGTCGAACTCGATTAtccgtatgaaaaaaaaaaattttcaatggTAAACAAGCTTTTAACGTAAACGTATTTCGAAAAACTAATTAGaagaaaaatttactcggataatcgagtccaaaCTGTACTTACTTTACTCATAATtcaccaaatatttttttctttaattacgTAAATACATACTCAAGACTAATAAATATAACAAGATAAATGTTTTTTGTTCAAATATAATATTGtaaatttaaatgtaattttGTAAATATTCTTTCAGGTTAACTACACTTTCCAATTTTTGCGGCAAAAGTTCAtcgttttttccaattttttattCGATGAGCAAATTAAGGCTCGTCTTATCAGCGATGCGAAATATTTCTCAGAAAATACTGATGAACTTAATCAAACATATGATTACAATCGAGCTCATGCTTTCaatagaaaaataaagaatCTTGGCCTGTCTGAAAACGGTGAAACTTATATGGACTTATTTCGGAAATTAATTTGTCATATTGGTAAGATCAGATTACATTCATTACatcagattacataaaataacatgaaaagtTGTTTCATTTATCACTTCATACAGGAAACGCAATGGGCTACGTGCGAATGATTCGCTCTGGTGCTTTGCACGAATGTACCGAAGCGACAATTTATTTACCGGTGATAGATGGCGATctcaattttgtaaaatatgctAAAGAAGAGTACTTACACGAACAAAGCCTCAGTGCTGCACAGATTCTGGAAAATGATATAAACACACTTTGTAAAAATTATCGCATAGACACAAACTATTTTCGTTTGTTGGTGAATGCCTTTTTGACGCTGCGCGATCCTGAAAATATTCACCTGCAAAACTTCTACATGATCATTCCTCCATTGACGATTAATTTTGtagaatttattttaaaagcaaAGGAGAAAATCACCAAAAAAGACAAGGTTGGTGCTTTGTTTACAGATGATGGATTTGCAATGGGTAAGTTAGCAcacatttcaaataaaactgcGCTTAGGATTGCTAAGATGTCCATCTTCCGTTCACTTGAAAAAGCTTTTAAAGTTGAAAGTTCACCAACACGTTATATTTTTATGCCAACACCTATATTTTTTAAGGTACCTTCACCTTCACTGTTGATAATCTGTCAAATATCTGCAAAAATACCAAACCAATAATTTGATTTACaatcgttttgcctttctactatataaatatactagctaacccgacaaacttaacttaacaaattaacctgtgttgtacataaatcatgaatctcggatgatctttgtcacaatctcgagttttgcaagccccccagtgggcggcgcttccgacgacgggtcaccggcaacactcgcgaccgtctcgtcctgaatgatctagtgttactatagatagtttttgtggtcttgtacttgttgactaatgttttatggaaaagtctcgaatttctcgagttcgattagtttttgagtttcgcaaaaatttctgttttatttgtatgagagtcctttgcgtcctaccacaggggtgagagatctctaattatcgtaaaataaattcaagactccaaaatctcccacatgccaaatttggttccatttgcttgattagttctcaagttataaggaaatttgaatttcatttgtatgggagctcccctcttaaaaggggaaggggtcgtaattcaccatagaaaaatttctgccatctaaaactcccatatgccaaatttggttccatttgattgattagttctcgagataagaggaaatttgcatttcatttgtatggaagcccaccctcttaaaggggagatgggccataactcgctttctaaagaagagaggggtgtcaattcaccatagaaaaaaacttgcgtccaaaaccacttacatgtcaaatttggttccatttgcttgat contains these protein-coding regions:
- the LOC128739659 gene encoding WASH complex subunit 4, which encodes MYRSQPNLNYYGTTQIKEFGLFLEDYDVRLLNLASVSGIKECENKTTYVGLKAAQEKLDSISLIDTDNKVLNKILYTLSAMCLEANLLKDEFEEIIQEFLCFDESLDDNPDQLREDSTSTVDQSSLIIISDKIELLTRIKCYFERIIEVSVLILSQLGGLFDPANKFGHFNHVNWELHIMFDCLAELIYLPVSFDVIVENSVFKTFWKFYVKQIKALSLNQKRITEIENSDHVCDLSKAIDAIAIWCDGNAYKYILEAMFDTKQKLMLESASILGENFLRYLKHRITEINLYSTILPSNDEATSIIKLNGMVNMYHYIFVSIDGKVLKNVLDINEKFCDIPLKGKAIWVADDFFRKYGHKSIRDCDRNDYQKARVARLMYRKKSLVKDLLIHCIRIASWLVRITAAFTTTKYDTTLDTLRQKCGLILEGVRYAEEISFVVQSVTSLHLYLHESVSKEIFQTIGKMLEYLQCIHNFFASYQKAILEANQFIIQHLQHKIFVIVGHSKKKLISEAKQAKMKKSEAFIDKLSAFHVIERCMSGPANRKRLIVARLAISVSDPRQTLTPESYERIRILLNQLETLSNIQSKISQLCNTQFMYWHQSFFAFCVTDYYQQSSAQENIKFIIQNASMCCDSVLKASSDNKIVSHLAKSHRKIVNDRLMHQISNHIETYIRLDYYGKTCQIEAFNPFTDSTLVLKNIHSLLRMEPVLVGGQYLCATEHGRRYLSNTFYTLASISQHDWKIYKEMRCQAENYEVETIEDQLPKQTLEQGLDILEIMHNIEHFVSHYVYNLNFQIFIQQTSNNNFLNTVNISHIANSLRRHGNGIINTTVNYTFQFLRQKFIVFSNFLFDEQIKARLISDAKYFSENTDELNQTYDYNRAHAFNRKIKNLGLSENGETYMDLFRKLICHIGNAMGYVRMIRSGALHECTEATIYLPVIDGDLNFVKYAKEEYLHEQSLSAAQILENDINTLCKNYRIDTNYFRLLVNAFLTLRDPENIHLQNFYMIIPPLTINFVEFILKAKEKITKKDKVGALFTDDGFAMGIAFILKLLDQTNQFNSLHWFRSVKNKYNQEIEKLDSNQQLSAKTSDTDKLMQTFALTRRRLKMVQQEFDLLFCNLSSAKIFFNDAVD